One genomic segment of Erysipelotrichaceae bacterium 66202529 includes these proteins:
- the carB gene encoding carbamoyl-phosphate synthase large subunit — MTKRMDIKKILVIGSGPIVIGQAAEFDYAGSQACQSLREEGYEVILINSNPATIMTDTAIADRVYIEPLTLEFASRIIYKERPDAILGSLGGQTGLNLVVELANSGILKEYEVEILGTDLDAINKAEDRELFRDLMYEIKEPVPESDIVHTVEEAISFANEIGYPVVVRPAYTLGGTGGGFADNEEELRVIADNGLKLSPVHQCLIERSIAGFKEIEYEVMRDYNDNAIVVCNMENIDPVGIHTGDSMVVAPVQTLSDREHQMLRNASLKIIRALKICGGCNVQLALDPNSFKYYIIEVNPRVSRSSALASKATGYPIAKLAAKIAVGMTLDEIINPITKTSYACFEPSLDYIVTKLARFPFDKFERADRRLGTQMKATGEVMSIGRTFEESFLKAVRSLEMKCDHIDNKEIDGCTTEELWEKIAVKDDLRMFGIAELIRRKESLERIHEITKIDFFFLHKFANIIALEQEMMKNPQDVQVLRHIKENGFADSYIARKWGMDERAVYELRKANGIVPVYKMVDTCAAEFESATPYFYSTYEQENESYRSDRKKIIVLGSGPIRIGQGVEFDYATVHCVMTLRECGYEAIVINNNPETVSTDFSISDKLYFEPLTIEDVMHVVDLEQPLGVVVQFGGQTAINLADQLVERGVKILGTSLENIDRAEDRHAFEAMLHELDIPQPTGQTAVEVEEAVKIANRIGYPVLVRPSYVLGGRAMEIVHNDEDLRIYMATAVKEISHDAPILVDKYIVGKELEIDAICDGEQVYIPGIMEHIERAGIHSGDSISVYPPQTISDKVRDTIIDYGIRIGKGFHFIGLYNIQFIVEADTEQVYVLEVNPRSSRTVPFLSKITGVPMSHIATRCVLGDTLAEQGYEEGIRPFADRVFVKAPVFSFAKLRSVDTVLGPEMKSTGEALGGDVTLEKALYKALLASGVRIPNHGNVLMTIADDDKEEGLTIAKRFSAIGYGIYATSGTASFLQENGLFVKNVNKIAQSGDLNVLDVIRKGKVNYVINTMSSGNKEATNDGFLIRRVSAENNISCFTSFDTANAILKVLESLNFTTISMNELEK; from the coding sequence ATGACAAAGCGTATGGACATTAAGAAAATACTCGTGATCGGTTCCGGACCGATTGTAATCGGACAGGCCGCTGAATTTGACTATGCAGGAAGCCAGGCATGCCAGTCTCTGCGTGAGGAGGGCTATGAGGTCATTCTGATCAACTCCAATCCGGCAACGATTATGACGGATACAGCAATCGCAGACCGCGTTTACATCGAACCGCTGACACTGGAGTTTGCGAGTCGTATCATATACAAGGAGCGCCCGGATGCTATCCTGGGAAGTCTGGGCGGTCAGACCGGGTTAAATCTGGTCGTAGAGCTTGCCAATTCCGGTATACTAAAGGAGTATGAGGTGGAAATTCTGGGTACGGACCTGGATGCGATCAACAAGGCTGAGGATCGCGAGCTTTTCCGTGATCTGATGTATGAAATCAAGGAGCCTGTACCGGAAAGCGATATTGTACATACCGTAGAGGAGGCCATTTCCTTTGCGAATGAAATTGGCTATCCGGTTGTCGTTCGCCCGGCCTATACGCTGGGAGGAACTGGAGGAGGCTTTGCGGATAATGAGGAGGAGCTGCGTGTCATTGCGGACAACGGGTTAAAGCTGTCACCGGTGCACCAGTGCCTGATTGAACGCAGCATTGCCGGCTTTAAGGAAATTGAATATGAGGTCATGCGTGATTACAATGATAACGCCATTGTCGTCTGCAATATGGAAAATATCGACCCGGTCGGTATTCATACCGGAGATTCCATGGTTGTCGCACCGGTACAGACGTTATCCGACCGTGAGCATCAGATGCTGCGCAATGCCAGTCTGAAAATCATTCGTGCATTGAAGATATGCGGCGGCTGCAATGTCCAGCTGGCACTGGATCCAAACAGCTTCAAATATTACATTATTGAGGTGAACCCGCGTGTATCGCGTTCCTCTGCATTGGCAAGTAAGGCGACCGGCTATCCGATTGCCAAGCTGGCTGCGAAAATTGCGGTCGGTATGACGCTGGATGAAATTATCAATCCGATCACAAAAACAAGCTATGCCTGCTTTGAGCCTTCTCTAGATTACATCGTTACCAAGCTGGCACGCTTCCCGTTTGATAAATTCGAGCGTGCTGATCGCCGTTTGGGAACCCAGATGAAGGCAACCGGAGAGGTTATGTCCATCGGACGAACCTTTGAGGAAAGCTTTCTGAAGGCGGTACGCTCTCTGGAAATGAAATGCGATCATATTGACAATAAGGAAATTGATGGCTGTACAACAGAGGAACTGTGGGAGAAAATTGCAGTGAAGGATGATCTGCGTATGTTTGGTATCGCTGAGCTAATCCGTCGTAAGGAATCCCTAGAGCGCATTCATGAGATTACCAAAATCGACTTCTTCTTCCTGCATAAATTCGCAAATATCATTGCACTGGAACAGGAAATGATGAAGAATCCGCAGGATGTGCAGGTTTTACGTCATATCAAGGAAAACGGCTTCGCGGATTCCTACATCGCCCGTAAGTGGGGGATGGATGAGCGTGCAGTATATGAGCTGCGTAAGGCAAACGGCATTGTACCGGTATACAAAATGGTCGATACGTGTGCGGCGGAGTTTGAAAGTGCGACACCGTATTTCTATTCCACCTATGAGCAGGAGAATGAATCCTATCGCAGTGACCGTAAGAAAATTATCGTATTAGGCTCCGGCCCAATCCGTATCGGACAAGGTGTGGAGTTTGACTATGCGACGGTGCACTGCGTCATGACCCTGCGTGAGTGCGGCTATGAGGCGATTGTAATCAATAACAATCCGGAAACGGTATCCACGGATTTCTCCATTTCCGATAAGCTTTACTTTGAGCCGCTGACGATAGAGGATGTCATGCATGTTGTCGATCTGGAGCAGCCGCTGGGCGTTGTGGTGCAATTTGGCGGTCAGACGGCAATCAACCTGGCTGATCAGCTGGTAGAGCGCGGTGTCAAAATTCTGGGAACCTCTCTGGAAAATATCGACCGTGCGGAGGATCGTCACGCCTTTGAAGCGATGCTGCATGAGCTGGATATTCCTCAGCCAACCGGACAGACTGCCGTTGAGGTGGAGGAAGCTGTAAAGATTGCGAATCGCATTGGATATCCGGTACTGGTGCGCCCATCCTATGTATTGGGTGGACGTGCGATGGAAATCGTACACAACGATGAGGACTTACGTATCTATATGGCAACGGCAGTAAAGGAAATCAGCCACGATGCACCGATTCTGGTCGATAAATATATCGTTGGCAAGGAATTGGAAATCGATGCGATCTGTGACGGGGAGCAGGTATATATACCGGGCATTATGGAGCATATCGAGCGTGCCGGTATCCATTCCGGAGATTCCATCAGTGTCTATCCGCCGCAAACTATTTCCGACAAGGTACGCGATACCATTATTGACTATGGTATCCGCATCGGGAAAGGCTTTCACTTTATCGGTCTGTACAATATCCAGTTTATTGTAGAGGCTGACACTGAGCAGGTCTATGTGCTGGAGGTCAATCCGCGAAGCTCCCGTACTGTACCGTTTTTAAGCAAAATCACAGGGGTGCCGATGAGTCATATCGCAACGCGCTGTGTGCTGGGCGATACTTTGGCGGAACAGGGCTATGAGGAAGGTATTCGTCCATTTGCGGATCGTGTGTTTGTGAAGGCTCCGGTATTCTCCTTTGCGAAGCTGCGCAGTGTGGATACGGTGCTGGGGCCAGAAATGAAGTCCACCGGAGAAGCGCTGGGCGGTGATGTGACACTGGAAAAGGCATTGTACAAGGCATTGCTGGCAAGCGGTGTCCGCATTCCGAATCACGGGAATGTATTGATGACCATAGCGGATGATGATAAGGAAGAGGGCCTGACGATAGCGAAGCGTTTTTCTGCCATCGGATATGGTATTTATGCGACCAGCGGTACCGCCAGCTTCCTGCAGGAAAACGGACTGTTCGTAAAGAATGTCAATAAGATCGCACAAAGCGGTGATCTGAATGTGCTGGATGTCATCCGTAAGGGAAAGGTGAATTATGTAATCAATACCATGTCGAGCGGAAACAAAGAGGCAACCAATGACGGCTTCCTGATCCGCCGGGTATCCGCGGAAAACAATATCAGCTGCTTTACCTCCTTTGATACGGCAAATGCAATATTGAAGGTGCTGGAATCGTTGAATTTTACAACGATTTCCATGAATGAGCTGGAAAAATAA
- a CDS encoding SDR family oxidoreductase — MFTQRFKDKVMVVTGGTSGIGKAVCIRAGAEGAAVVIAGRNENRGKAIEKTITDNGGTALFVRCDVTKKEDILALYAKTMEVYGRLDIAVNNAGIVGDSKKIEDLTDDDWFSVVNANLTAMFYCIREEVKYMMQNENGGCIVNTASVAGIRATPAGPAYVASKHGVVGLTKSTAMDYANRNITCNAVCPAGTDTPLTEAAKEKIYAKIAELKAQGKDPQEFMKNSMIAGKTETLQHRNATSEEQAATILYFASDEARHITGSIVASDGGFTVY, encoded by the coding sequence ATGTTTACACAACGTTTCAAGGACAAGGTTATGGTCGTAACAGGAGGTACTTCCGGAATTGGGAAGGCCGTATGCATCAGAGCCGGCGCTGAGGGTGCAGCAGTGGTTATCGCCGGTAGAAATGAGAATCGCGGAAAAGCGATTGAAAAGACGATTACTGACAATGGAGGAACAGCATTGTTTGTTCGCTGTGATGTGACTAAAAAAGAGGATATTCTTGCCCTGTATGCAAAAACCATGGAGGTATACGGGCGCTTGGATATTGCGGTGAACAATGCAGGGATTGTCGGTGATTCTAAGAAAATCGAGGATTTAACTGATGATGACTGGTTCAGTGTGGTAAATGCCAACCTGACAGCGATGTTTTACTGCATACGCGAGGAAGTAAAGTACATGATGCAAAATGAGAACGGCGGCTGTATTGTGAACACAGCTTCCGTAGCCGGTATTCGTGCGACACCAGCCGGCCCTGCTTATGTTGCCAGCAAGCACGGTGTTGTTGGTTTGACAAAGTCCACAGCAATGGATTATGCCAATAGGAACATCACATGTAATGCTGTCTGTCCGGCAGGTACGGATACACCGCTGACAGAGGCAGCAAAAGAAAAAATTTATGCTAAGATTGCGGAGCTAAAGGCACAGGGCAAGGATCCGCAGGAATTTATGAAAAATTCCATGATTGCCGGTAAGACAGAAACGCTGCAGCATCGCAATGCGACGAGTGAGGAGCAGGCAGCGACCATTCTGTACTTTGCCAGTGATGAGGCAAGACATATCACCGGAAGCATCGTGGCAAGCGATGGCGGCTTTACGGTGTATTGA
- a CDS encoding phosphatase PAP2 family protein gives MLKKTAAWIREHPYSLCLLYFIPYLIYFELLENFAVPRFIIHCPLDDWIPFHEGFVIPYFAWFPMLAVSLGYFLFHSRKDFLDLCFIMFSGMTICLIIYTLLPNGLQLRPVVEHDNLLAKIASLLYAIDTPTNVCPSIHVSSTVAIMMIVQRYQNFRHPVLIKGITIFTGIAICLSTVVLKQHSVIDVILGLILTLLLYRVCMQTDWLRYMQRIPYKRLLYRNAKDAE, from the coding sequence ATGCTTAAAAAAACAGCAGCCTGGATCAGAGAGCATCCCTATTCTCTGTGTCTTCTGTATTTTATTCCCTATTTAATTTATTTTGAGCTTCTGGAAAACTTTGCGGTTCCCAGATTTATCATACACTGTCCGCTGGACGACTGGATTCCCTTTCATGAGGGCTTTGTAATTCCTTATTTTGCATGGTTCCCCATGCTTGCAGTATCCCTTGGCTATTTTCTGTTTCACTCGCGTAAGGATTTTCTGGACCTGTGCTTTATCATGTTCAGCGGTATGACCATCTGTCTCATAATCTATACCCTGCTTCCCAACGGCCTGCAGCTGCGTCCGGTTGTGGAGCATGACAACCTGCTTGCCAAAATCGCAAGCCTGCTGTATGCCATTGATACGCCGACCAATGTCTGTCCTTCCATTCATGTTTCCAGCACGGTTGCCATCATGATGATCGTACAGCGTTATCAAAATTTTCGCCATCCTGTACTGATCAAAGGCATTACGATATTCACCGGTATTGCCATCTGCCTGTCTACGGTCGTTTTAAAACAGCATTCTGTCATCGATGTAATTCTCGGACTTATTCTGACGCTGCTTTTATATCGTGTCTGCATGCAGACGGACTGGCTGAGATATATGCAAAGAATACCATATAAACGGCTTCTTTACCGCAACGCAAAAGATGCAGAGTAG
- the pflA gene encoding pyruvate formate lyase-activating protein, whose product MSVKGAVHSIETFGSVDGPGVRFVIFLKGCALRCQYCHNPDTWKCGEPDTDSEQLLKKALRYRSYWGKNGGITVSGGEPLLQIDFLLDLFQQAKKEGIHTVIDTAGNPFTTEDIFFEKFQKLMEVSDLLLLDLKVLDEQKHIALTGKSNQNILDMARYLSKINKPVWIRHVLVPGINDSDEDLKQLDTFIQTLHNVKRVEILPYHSLGAYKWKELGYSYALHDVQPPKKELIAHANALLHTADYKG is encoded by the coding sequence ATGAGTGTAAAGGGTGCTGTTCATTCGATTGAAACCTTCGGCTCTGTCGACGGGCCGGGTGTACGCTTTGTCATATTTTTAAAGGGCTGTGCGCTGCGCTGTCAATATTGTCATAATCCGGATACCTGGAAATGCGGGGAACCGGATACAGACAGCGAGCAGCTGCTGAAAAAAGCGCTGCGCTATCGCAGCTACTGGGGGAAAAACGGCGGGATTACCGTCAGCGGGGGAGAGCCGCTGCTGCAGATTGATTTTCTGCTGGATTTGTTTCAACAGGCTAAAAAAGAGGGCATCCATACCGTTATTGATACCGCGGGAAATCCATTTACCACAGAGGATATATTCTTTGAGAAATTCCAGAAGCTGATGGAGGTCAGTGATCTTCTGCTTTTGGATCTCAAGGTATTGGATGAACAAAAGCATATTGCCCTGACCGGAAAGAGCAATCAGAATATTTTGGATATGGCAAGGTATCTGTCTAAGATTAACAAGCCGGTCTGGATCCGTCATGTTCTGGTGCCGGGTATCAATGACAGCGATGAGGATTTGAAACAGCTGGATACCTTTATTCAAACGCTGCATAATGTAAAACGCGTGGAAATTCTTCCTTATCATTCCCTGGGTGCCTACAAATGGAAGGAGCTGGGATATTCCTATGCATTACATGATGTGCAGCCTCCAAAAAAGGAGCTTATAGCACATGCTAATGCACTGCTTCATACAGCCGATTACAAAGGGTAA
- the carA gene encoding glutamine-hydrolyzing carbamoyl-phosphate synthase small subunit, translating to MKKRLLILEDGSVYEGYGFGSDHYQVGELVFNTGMSGYQEVLSDLSYCGQIVMMTYPMIGNYGINRDDFESLDPAVFGFVVKEYCEQPSNFRCDLSLDEFLKLKDIPGISHVDTRAITRKLRSSGTMRAIMAEEDADVEAAVAMLKETDFLHDQVARVSTQKPFPIPSRGKKVVLMDFGAKHGIIRELSARSCDLIVVPYNTSAKAILALHPDGVMLSNGPGDPKDMGDAIEVIRELIGQVVIFGICLGHQLISLACGANTVKLKFGHRGCNHPVVNLATGKVEITSQNHGYAVEAESLAGTQLEMTHQALNDKSVEGVRHKQYPVFSVQYHPEAAPGPEDANYLFDAFMELMEKETA from the coding sequence ATGAAAAAACGTTTACTGATATTGGAAGACGGCAGTGTATATGAAGGCTATGGCTTTGGATCGGATCATTATCAGGTAGGTGAGCTGGTGTTCAATACCGGAATGAGCGGCTATCAGGAGGTACTGTCCGATTTATCATATTGCGGACAGATCGTCATGATGACCTACCCGATGATTGGCAATTACGGCATCAACCGTGATGATTTTGAGAGTCTGGACCCAGCGGTGTTCGGCTTTGTGGTAAAGGAATACTGTGAACAGCCAAGCAATTTCCGCTGTGATCTTTCACTGGATGAATTTCTGAAATTAAAGGATATTCCCGGTATTTCCCATGTGGATACACGCGCAATCACCAGAAAGCTGCGCAGCAGTGGAACGATGCGTGCCATTATGGCAGAGGAGGATGCGGATGTGGAAGCAGCTGTAGCGATGCTGAAGGAAACGGATTTTCTCCACGATCAGGTTGCCAGAGTATCTACGCAGAAGCCGTTCCCGATTCCATCCCGCGGGAAAAAGGTCGTACTTATGGACTTCGGGGCAAAGCACGGCATCATTCGTGAGCTGTCCGCAAGAAGCTGTGATTTGATCGTTGTTCCCTACAATACAAGCGCGAAGGCTATTCTGGCATTGCATCCGGATGGGGTGATGCTGAGCAACGGTCCCGGGGATCCCAAGGATATGGGAGATGCAATCGAGGTTATCCGTGAGCTGATTGGACAGGTAGTGATATTCGGCATCTGTCTGGGACACCAGTTGATTTCACTGGCATGTGGGGCAAATACCGTAAAGCTGAAATTCGGACACCGCGGCTGCAATCATCCGGTTGTAAATCTGGCAACCGGAAAGGTGGAAATCACCTCTCAGAATCACGGCTATGCTGTCGAGGCGGAAAGTCTGGCAGGTACACAGCTGGAAATGACACACCAGGCATTAAACGATAAGAGTGTGGAGGGTGTCCGCCATAAGCAATATCCGGTTTTCAGTGTGCAGTACCATCCGGAGGCTGCACCGGGGCCGGAGGATGCGAACTATCTGTTTGATGCGTTCATGGAACTGATGGAAAAGGAGACTGCATAA
- a CDS encoding fructose bisphosphate aldolase, translating into MKDSKRIRMHTGKGFIAALDQSGGSTPKALRLYGIAEDAYHNDEEMFDLVHEMRTRIMTCPSFTSEHILAAILFENTMDRKVNGEYTADYLWNQKEILPILKVDKGLAPLEHGVQLMKPMPQLDELLERAKERHIFGTKMRSIIKESNTDGIRAIVEQQFAIGKRICATGLVPILEPEVDINAADKADCEILLKAEIKKHLALLQDDEIIMFKLSIPSVDGFYSELMEDPHVLRVVALSGGYTRDEANARLARNPGLIASFSRALSQGLSVTQSDEEFEALLKESIQSIYDASIT; encoded by the coding sequence ATGAAGGATTCTAAACGTATTCGCATGCACACAGGCAAAGGGTTTATTGCTGCACTCGATCAGAGCGGAGGCAGTACACCCAAAGCACTTCGACTGTATGGTATCGCAGAAGATGCGTATCATAACGATGAAGAAATGTTTGATTTGGTTCATGAAATGAGAACCAGAATTATGACGTGCCCTTCCTTTACAAGCGAGCATATACTCGCAGCTATTCTGTTTGAGAACACCATGGATCGTAAGGTGAACGGGGAGTATACGGCAGATTATCTGTGGAATCAGAAGGAGATTCTCCCTATTCTGAAGGTTGACAAGGGGCTGGCTCCGTTGGAACATGGTGTACAGCTTATGAAGCCGATGCCACAGCTTGATGAACTGCTTGAACGAGCAAAGGAACGCCATATTTTCGGTACGAAAATGCGTTCTATCATTAAGGAAAGCAATACTGATGGTATCCGTGCAATCGTAGAACAGCAGTTTGCAATCGGTAAGAGAATTTGTGCTACAGGTCTTGTTCCGATTCTGGAGCCTGAGGTGGATATCAATGCAGCGGATAAGGCAGATTGTGAAATCCTGTTAAAAGCGGAAATCAAAAAGCATCTGGCGTTATTGCAGGACGATGAAATCATCATGTTTAAGCTGAGTATTCCAAGTGTTGACGGTTTCTACAGTGAGCTGATGGAGGATCCGCATGTACTGCGTGTTGTCGCATTATCCGGCGGCTATACAAGAGATGAAGCAAACGCGCGTCTTGCAAGAAACCCAGGATTGATTGCCAGCTTCTCCCGTGCTCTGTCACAGGGGCTCAGTGTTACGCAGAGTGATGAGGAATTTGAGGCGTTGTTAAAGGAATCCATTCAGTCCATTTACGATGCCAGCATCACCTAG
- a CDS encoding phosphotransacetylase, with translation MKNLEHHLLGKHPRIGFAEGANPDVIQAAIRHVENGFILPVLIGHKKEILWHAKEMGVDVSGVEIADIESFANKHEMVARMLMIRRGDWSQEECEKKLQDVNYFSTMYLELGYIDGLVGGVVATTAQTMRPALQLIRTAEGERTVSSCVLLEKENVHYIMGDCTLNVDPNVQELVEITLQCARTARQFGIEPRVGILSYSTFGSGSGASVDKVRVVAEHLKRMPLDFAVDGEIQVDAAISPLVAKVKAPDSSIAGKMNTLIFPNIDAGNIGYKIAVELGGFTMFGPILQGLRKPVNILTRRASVDTIYSIGIITGVQAVEMR, from the coding sequence ATGAAGAATCTGGAGCATCATCTGCTGGGAAAGCATCCCAGAATCGGATTTGCGGAGGGAGCCAACCCCGATGTGATACAGGCAGCCATACGGCATGTGGAAAATGGGTTTATATTACCTGTTCTGATTGGACATAAAAAGGAGATTCTCTGGCATGCGAAGGAAATGGGCGTGGATGTTAGCGGTGTGGAAATAGCCGATATCGAGAGCTTTGCGAATAAGCATGAAATGGTGGCGCGTATGCTGATGATCCGCCGCGGTGACTGGAGTCAGGAGGAATGTGAAAAAAAGCTGCAGGATGTTAACTACTTCTCGACGATGTACCTGGAGCTTGGCTATATCGACGGCCTGGTTGGAGGTGTTGTGGCGACTACCGCACAAACCATGCGGCCGGCCCTGCAGCTGATTCGGACAGCGGAAGGAGAGCGTACGGTATCCAGCTGTGTTTTGCTGGAGAAGGAGAATGTTCATTATATCATGGGGGACTGCACATTGAATGTGGATCCGAATGTGCAGGAGCTTGTGGAAATCACCTTGCAGTGCGCACGTACAGCACGGCAGTTCGGTATTGAACCAAGGGTAGGGATTTTATCCTATTCCACCTTTGGCTCAGGTAGCGGGGCAAGCGTTGACAAGGTGCGTGTTGTGGCTGAGCATCTGAAACGCATGCCGCTGGATTTTGCAGTTGACGGAGAAATTCAGGTAGATGCCGCCATATCCCCGCTTGTCGCAAAGGTGAAAGCACCGGATTCCAGCATTGCTGGAAAGATGAATACCTTGATTTTTCCTAATATTGATGCCGGGAATATCGGTTATAAAATTGCAGTGGAGCTTGGCGGCTTTACCATGTTTGGACCGATCCTGCAGGGCTTGCGTAAGCCGGTCAATATTCTGACAAGAAGAGCAAGTGTGGATACGATATATTCCATCGGCATCATTACCGGTGTGCAGGCAGTGGAGATGAGATAG
- the pflB gene encoding formate C-acetyltransferase yields the protein MMNERKEWEGFTGRLWKEEINVRDFIQNNYKPYDGDEAFLAEPTEATNKLWGELQKLQKEERAKNGVLDMETEIVSSLTSYGPGYIRDELKDLEAVVGLQTDKPLKRAFMPYGGIKMSEEACTTYGYEPSEKLHEIFHEYHKTHNDAVFDCYTPEMRLARRNKIVTGLPDTYGRGRIVGDYRRVALYGIDYLIEQKQKDKANCGCGVMSDDIIRQREELAEQIKALKGMKAMAALYGFDISGPAHNAKEAVQWLYFGYLAAIKTQNGAAMSVGRVSTFLDIYIERDLEAGILNESEAQELIDHMTMKFRMVKFARIPSYNQLFSGDPVWATLDLAGLGMDGRHMVTKSDFRFLHTLENMGPAPEPNLTVLYSSHLPENFKTYSARISIETSSVQYENDDVMRPVWGDDYAVCCCVSATQTGKEMQFFGARANLAKCLLYAINGGIDEKTKAQVGPEYRPITSEYLDYDEVMHKYDNMMEWLADLYVNILNLIQYMHDKYYYESSLMALIDTDVRRTFATGIAGFSHVVDSLAAIKYAKVKTIRDEDGLVIDYEIEGDFPRYGNDDDRADDIAVWLLKTFMEKIEKRHTYRDSEPTTSILTITSNVVYGKATGALPDGRKAGEPLSPGANPSYGAEQNGLLASLNSVTKLPYEYALDGISNTQTINPDALGHDEDERANNLVNVLDGYFDQGAHHLNVNVFGIEKLKDAMEHPEKEEYANFTIRVSGYAVKFIDLTREQQMDVISRTCHASL from the coding sequence ATGATGAATGAACGCAAAGAATGGGAAGGCTTTACAGGCCGCCTCTGGAAAGAGGAAATCAATGTTCGGGATTTTATTCAGAACAACTACAAGCCATACGATGGAGATGAGGCTTTTCTGGCAGAGCCTACGGAAGCAACAAACAAGCTGTGGGGAGAACTGCAGAAGCTGCAGAAGGAAGAACGCGCTAAAAACGGTGTTCTTGATATGGAAACAGAAATCGTTTCCTCTTTGACTTCCTATGGGCCGGGCTATATCAGGGATGAATTAAAGGATCTGGAAGCGGTAGTCGGTCTGCAGACAGACAAGCCGCTGAAACGTGCTTTCATGCCATACGGCGGTATCAAAATGAGTGAGGAAGCATGTACGACATACGGCTATGAGCCAAGTGAAAAGCTGCATGAAATCTTCCATGAATACCACAAGACACACAACGATGCTGTATTCGATTGCTATACACCGGAAATGCGTCTTGCCAGACGTAATAAAATCGTTACCGGACTTCCGGATACCTATGGCCGCGGGCGAATCGTCGGTGATTACCGCCGTGTTGCGCTGTATGGTATCGATTATCTGATTGAGCAGAAGCAAAAGGATAAAGCCAACTGCGGCTGTGGTGTCATGAGCGATGACATCATCCGTCAGCGGGAAGAGCTGGCAGAGCAGATCAAGGCACTGAAGGGTATGAAGGCGATGGCTGCCCTGTACGGCTTTGATATCAGCGGGCCTGCACACAATGCAAAGGAAGCGGTACAGTGGCTGTATTTCGGCTATCTGGCTGCCATTAAAACACAAAACGGTGCTGCTATGAGTGTCGGCCGTGTTTCCACCTTCCTGGATATTTATATCGAACGTGATCTGGAAGCAGGCATTCTTAATGAAAGCGAAGCACAGGAGCTGATTGACCATATGACTATGAAATTCCGTATGGTGAAATTCGCGCGTATTCCTTCCTATAACCAGCTGTTCTCCGGTGACCCGGTATGGGCTACGCTGGATTTGGCAGGACTTGGAATGGATGGACGTCACATGGTTACTAAATCCGATTTCCGCTTCCTGCATACACTGGAAAACATGGGGCCTGCACCGGAACCTAATCTGACGGTGCTGTATTCCTCCCATCTACCGGAAAACTTCAAGACCTATTCCGCACGTATCTCTATTGAGACAAGCTCTGTCCAGTATGAAAACGATGATGTCATGCGTCCGGTATGGGGCGATGACTATGCGGTATGCTGCTGTGTAAGTGCAACCCAGACCGGTAAGGAAATGCAGTTCTTCGGAGCACGCGCAAACCTTGCAAAATGTCTGCTGTATGCGATCAACGGCGGTATTGACGAAAAGACAAAGGCACAGGTTGGCCCGGAATATCGTCCAATCACAAGTGAATATTTGGATTACGATGAGGTTATGCACAAGTATGACAACATGATGGAATGGCTGGCTGATCTGTATGTCAACATTTTGAACCTGATTCAGTATATGCATGATAAATATTATTACGAAAGCTCTTTGATGGCACTGATCGACACCGATGTGCGCAGAACCTTCGCAACCGGTATTGCCGGCTTCTCCCATGTCGTGGATTCTTTAGCAGCAATCAAATATGCCAAGGTAAAAACAATTCGTGATGAGGATGGACTGGTTATTGATTATGAAATCGAAGGGGATTTCCCTCGCTATGGAAATGATGATGACCGTGCGGATGATATTGCGGTATGGCTGTTAAAAACCTTTATGGAAAAAATCGAAAAGCGTCACACCTATCGTGATTCTGAGCCGACAACCTCAATTCTCACCATTACCTCAAACGTTGTATACGGTAAGGCAACTGGAGCACTTCCGGATGGACGTAAGGCCGGAGAGCCGTTATCACCGGGAGCGAATCCTTCCTATGGCGCAGAGCAGAACGGTCTGCTGGCATCTTTAAATTCCGTAACCAAGCTGCCGTATGAATATGCGCTTGATGGTATCAGCAATACGCAGACAATCAACCCGGATGCACTGGGACATGATGAGGATGAACGCGCAAATAATCTGGTGAATGTTCTGGATGGTTATTTTGACCAGGGTGCTCACCATCTGAATGTTAATGTGTTCGGTATTGAAAAATTGAAGGATGCCATGGAGCATCCGGAAAAAGAGGAATATGCGAATTTCACGATCCGCGTTTCTGGATATGCCGTTAAATTTATTGACCTGACCCGTGAGCAGCAGATGGATGTTATTTCCAGAACCTGCCATGCAAGTCTGTAA